AGTTCTCATTATCGATCGCCTGTAAATGGATCTGTGTTTATTAACATGATGCTGAACCTGCAATCGGTACATCTAAATCATAGTGGCATGTATTACTGCACAGCACAGGTGAATAAACCTGGACTTGGATCAATTGAATATGGAAATGGGACACATGTATATGTGGGTGAGCTtcgttttttatttgttttacaatatTGATTCTATTCTGTTTAAGGACTGAAAATACAATACACTTTTTGTATGCAACAGTCAATGCACTTCACACTTTTTGCTACTTAAAGTGTCTAATGAACAGTCCGAATGATAACATTTATTCTTCTCACACTTACAATTTGTAGTGCCTACAAATGTAACCCACAAAGTTTCACCAAACCACTATAATATGGACACAGTGATGTGGTCAGTGCTTTCTGGCATGGGTTCTGTTTTGCTGATCATCTGCATTGCCTGTGTTATTCACATACATTATAAAGGTAAGACGAATTGTGAAATTTCTTGAACTTGAATGTGCTTGAGATTTAAGGCACAccatcaattttaaaataaactaaattcaagacctttttttttttctttttgagtaGGACACTGCAGATTAGAATCCAGAGCGAAAGAAGCCCTAGTGAGAGAAGTTTATTTCTTTTCTGGATATTGTGAATATTGACAGAGCTGATGGTCTTGCAGAAAAgtaatcatttttaaaataagtcATTATTTCACTCAGGTTGACGCTACCTGTGGATCACCCTGCCCAGACGCTCGTGAAACTGTTGTTTATGCAGCATTAAACATTCCTCGAGCCAGTGTGAAATCGAGAAATGAGGTAAATAGTGCACATCAAGAGCATTTTTTTATAGTCTGTAATATTCAAGTGGTGCTTAGTTAATTGTTTCATGTTAACAATATAAAAAGCAAATGTACAGTTTTGCTTTTATCAGTAACCACAAAAAATTGTCATATTATGATTTGTTTTTCAGAACTGTCCAGCTCCGACGCTCACTTCAGTGACCTGCACCGAGGAATCAGTGACATACTCTGAGGTCCACTTAAAGAAAGGACCAAAGGATGAAGGTTAAGCATTATTGGcctaaattttattattttattaattatttatttaatctctTTTGTCTTGCATATGGAACAAAGTGTCTTTGACCAATGATTgagtttatttttaatggcattTCAAGCTTATGGTCATGTTTGGCCTAATTTAGTGAGGGTAtttctgtaaatatttgtatataatttGTGATTGTTTGTGTTTCTTCATGTAATACTCATTGAGAACTAAATTGTTAAATGCTGTCGGCTCACATTTGAGTCTATTTTAAGTTGTATTTTGCGTAGAGTGCATGTATATACTTaagataaaattataaaaacattttagaattttacAAAACAAGTtttcttgtgtgttttttttttttgagtaataaAGTTAAGGTAGTATACTTATTgcattctttaaaatgagactGTCGAAGTGATATGCAGCCTCATGGAATTGCAAAATCATGTTTTGCGAGTAATTTATTTGTCAGggcttttatttttaagactgtgtGCGCTGAAAACGGTTTCAAAATGACTTTATATAGAAATTAGACTGCATTTgttcaaattatatttgaaaagaGAGAAAACATAACAGCCAGTGCAAAGTTTTatataacatttgtgaccctggaccacaaaaccagtcttaagtcgctgagaaatatttgttgcaatagccaaaaatacattgtatgggtcaaaattattgatttttcttttatgccaaaaatcattaggaaattaagtaaagttcatgttccatgaagattttttgtaaaattcctactataaatatatcaaaatgtaatttttgattagtgatatgcattgttaagaacctaatttggagaagtttaaaggtgattttctcagtattttgattttttttgcaccctcagattctagatattcaaatagatgtatctcggccaaacattgtccgatcctaacaaaccatatatcaacagaaagcttatttattgagctttcatatgatgtatacatctcagttttgtaaaatttaaccttatgactggttttgtggtccagggtccacaaaagattttgagattttggtttttcatcaagtgttttttcagactagtggaaagaaaacacccaaaagacacagTTAAGTGTTTCTTTAATAGGGCTTCAATTacagtagatttcaattacaatccatatttctaaaggccgttttctcaaaatgagttttttctcctacgctGAGCCTTTAACGTCCACTTCAGTAgcgcttacacacaccaaacttgacatttttattcctgtctatatcctgaagctttttacagagggattttttgtaaatatataatttgcttgatttgatcaattttattccccccaaaattgtaaaaaaatatagtgtttcctgtctgttctaagttttttctgaattatggcgtgacaAAATAAGATCCAAAATCCCCtcagtaaaaacttttgactctaatatgtcagaaaaattaaacaagaattttgaaactgacttcatccagtgtttagattttttgtactagaaatgtatgcaaattaatgTATATTCCATTAAATAATGCTAAACTGAAACAACTAATTTTGTGCTTAATGCACTTTATTTAGTGCTAAAGTCCAACTAAAGCTACACTTAAAGATATTTTATGGAACTATTGCAAATAGTTAGTTAcgctttaaatatcttgca
Above is a genomic segment from Garra rufa chromosome 15, GarRuf1.0, whole genome shotgun sequence containing:
- the tmigd2 gene encoding transmembrane and immunoglobulin domain-containing protein 2, producing MNELLFCCFLTGLVPGNVCQNVDISVWQIPEIIANEGTNVILTCHIKADSCVESIMVKWLQNNQTIVNSSTFDSSHYRSPVNGSVFINMMLNLQSVHLNHSGMYYCTAQVNKPGLGSIEYGNGTHVYVVPTNVTHKVSPNHYNMDTVMWSVLSGMGSVLLIICIACVIHIHYKGHCRLESRAKEALVDATCGSPCPDARETVVYAALNIPRASVKSRNENCPAPTLTSVTCTEESVTYSEVHLKKGPKDEG